One Mycoavidus sp. HKI genomic region harbors:
- a CDS encoding cytochrome c, whose protein sequence is MKKTLTMAALVLLSSATASAVATEITGNAKAGQNKVAMCIGCHGIAGYRTAFPEVYRVPILGGQNAKYIEMALHGYKNGDRKYSTMYAIAASLSDQDIADIAEYYAAQK, encoded by the coding sequence ATGAAAAAAACTCTTACCATGGCTGCGTTGGTGCTGCTTTCCTCCGCCACAGCCAGCGCCGTTGCGACCGAAATAACCGGCAATGCAAAGGCTGGCCAAAACAAAGTGGCAATGTGTATTGGCTGTCACGGGATTGCCGGCTATCGCACGGCTTTTCCTGAAGTCTATCGGGTGCCGATACTCGGTGGACAGAATGCGAAATACATTGAAATGGCGCTTCACGGTTACAAGAATGGCGACCGTAAATATTCAACCATGTATGCGATTGCGGCTTCACTGAGTGACCAGGATATCGCTGACATTGCTGAGTATTATGCGGCGCAAAAGTGA